From Strongyloides ratti genome assembly S_ratti_ED321, scaffold srae_scaffold0000001, one genomic window encodes:
- a CDS encoding Serine/threonine-protein phosphatase PP1-beta catalytic subunit: protein MSAEGDLNVDGLITRLLEVRGSRPGKTVTMSEQEIKALCFKSREIFLSQPILLELEAPLKICGDIHGQYNDLLRLFEYGGFPPEANYLFLGDYVDRGKQSLETICLLLAYKIKYPENFFLLRGNHECASINRIYGFYDECKRRFSIKLWKTFTDCFNCLPIAALIDEKIFCCHGGLSPDLQNMEQIRRIMRPTDVPDTGLLCDLLWSDPDKDVSGWGENDRGVSFTFGADIVAKFLGRHDLDLCVRAHQVVEDGYEFFAKRQLVTLFSAPNYCGEFDNAGGMMTVDETLMCSFQILKPSEKKGKYQYSGMNSGRQVQSPQRGSAAPAGQKKK, encoded by the exons ATGTCAGCAGAAGGAGATCTCAATGTTGATGGACTTATCACAAGACTTCTCGAAg tcAGAGGATCAAGACCTGGTAAAACTGTTACAATGTCAGAACAAGAAATTAAGGCCCTTTGCTTTAAATCTAGAGAGATCTTTTTATCACAGCCAATACTGTTGGAGCTTGAAGCacctttaaaaatttgtggTGATATCCACGGGCAATATAATGATTTACTTCGTCTTTTTGAATATGGAGGTTTTCCACCAGAAGCTAATTACTTATTTCTTGGAGATTATGTTGATCGTGGAAAGCAAAGTTTGGAAACTATTTGTCTTCTTTTGgcttataaaataaaatatccagaaaatttctttttactcagag GTAATCATGAATGTGCTTCTATCAATCGTATTTACGGATTCTATGACGAATGCAAAAGGAGATTTTCAATAAAACTTTGGAAAACATTCACGGATTGTTTCAATTGTTTACCAATCGCTGCCTTGATTGATGAGAAGATCTTCTGCTGTCATGGAGGATTATCTCCAGATTTACAAAATATGGAACAAATAAGACGAATAATGCGTCCTACTGACGTACCAGATACCGGCTTATTGTGTGATCTATTGTGGTCTGATCCAGATAAAGATGTTTCCGGATGGGGAGAGAATGATCGTGGTGTATCATTTACATTTGGTGCCGATATTGTAGCTAAATTTCTAGGACGCCATGATTTAGATTTATGTGTCAGGGCTCATcaa GTAGTTGAAGATGGATATGAATTCTTTGCCAAGCGTCAGCTTGTTACACTTTTCTCAGCTCCAAATTATTGTGGAGAATTCGACAACGCCGGAGGAATGATGACTGTTGATGAAACACTTATGTGCTCATTCCAA attTTGAAACCATCAGAAAAAAAGGGCAAATATCAGTATTCTGGGATGAACAGCGGAAGACAAGTGCAGTCACCTCAGCGCGGAAGCGCTGCACCAGCGGGtcaaaagaagaaataa